The proteins below are encoded in one region of Fibrella aestuarina BUZ 2:
- a CDS encoding serine hydrolase domain-containing protein produces the protein MNVPGSLLSILLFVTTTLLAQTPDLVPTQGITSALHGANVGRIRFTDRAIPAAELTDTAFLGTYTLTNRSNLFMTAFMGNSLTNYLHQLAPELPADMLTKTGGYQFTFFVDDRLVYQSDLHPGAPYPQIKNTETIIHKPLIDNQKEGAWWSQSAWNRFMNNGGDSALTEGPHRFRLDIRPYLGLTNPTVGVLLASGELKLLVNRRPVIDLSTIRLNVPSPYPGLPVSTEQFDRDKIKALNGMIDAAVFKHITSVVVLKNGKLLIEEYGNGATRDSLHDVRSVGKSFASTLTGMAIRDGHLTSEAQPLSDFYDLRTVANNVPAKARTTLRDLLTMSSAFDGNDDDSDSPGNEENMYPTPNWVDFTLNLPLDTAKYKGTWHYFTAGVVLLGDVLHKVVPGGLERYADGQLLGPLGIRRYRWPYTPQQTVSMAGGVRMNALDLAKYGQLYKNDGRWQGRQLLPASWVRETFTRHKAIPGRPNEYYGYLFWNKTYRVNGKAYETYYATGNGGNKIFVFKDQLWVIVVTATAYGTAYAHPQVDQMMEQYILPALLP, from the coding sequence ATGAACGTACCCGGCTCACTCCTGTCTATCCTTCTTTTCGTTACCACCACCCTGCTTGCTCAAACGCCCGATCTGGTGCCGACGCAGGGCATCACCTCGGCGCTGCACGGGGCCAATGTGGGGCGCATCCGCTTTACGGACCGGGCCATCCCCGCGGCCGAGCTGACCGATACGGCGTTTCTGGGTACGTATACGCTCACCAACCGCAGCAACCTGTTCATGACGGCGTTCATGGGCAATTCGCTCACGAACTACCTGCATCAGCTCGCGCCCGAGTTGCCCGCCGACATGCTCACGAAAACGGGCGGCTATCAGTTTACGTTCTTTGTCGACGACCGGCTGGTGTACCAGAGCGACCTGCATCCCGGCGCGCCCTATCCGCAGATCAAAAACACGGAGACGATCATCCATAAACCGCTGATCGACAACCAGAAAGAGGGCGCGTGGTGGAGCCAATCGGCCTGGAACCGGTTCATGAACAACGGCGGCGATAGCGCCCTGACCGAGGGGCCGCACCGGTTCCGGCTCGACATCCGCCCGTACCTCGGCCTGACCAACCCAACGGTGGGCGTGCTGCTGGCAAGCGGCGAACTAAAGCTGCTTGTCAATCGCAGGCCGGTGATCGACCTGAGCACCATCCGGCTCAACGTACCCAGCCCCTATCCGGGGCTACCGGTATCGACCGAGCAATTTGACCGGGACAAGATCAAGGCGCTGAACGGGATGATCGACGCGGCGGTGTTTAAGCACATTACGAGCGTGGTGGTGTTGAAAAACGGCAAGCTGCTGATCGAGGAATACGGCAATGGCGCCACCCGCGATTCGCTGCACGACGTGCGTTCGGTGGGCAAATCATTCGCCTCGACGCTGACGGGTATGGCCATCCGGGACGGGCACCTGACGAGCGAAGCCCAGCCGCTGTCCGACTTCTACGACCTGCGCACGGTGGCGAACAACGTACCCGCGAAAGCCCGAACCACCCTGCGCGACCTGCTGACGATGAGCTCGGCCTTCGACGGCAACGACGACGACAGCGACTCGCCCGGCAACGAAGAGAACATGTACCCCACGCCCAACTGGGTCGACTTCACGCTGAACCTCCCGCTCGACACGGCGAAATACAAGGGTACGTGGCATTACTTCACGGCGGGCGTGGTGCTGCTGGGCGACGTGCTGCACAAGGTCGTGCCGGGCGGACTGGAACGCTACGCCGACGGGCAACTGCTTGGCCCGCTGGGTATCCGGCGGTACCGGTGGCCGTATACGCCCCAACAGACGGTGAGTATGGCGGGGGGCGTGCGTATGAACGCGCTGGATTTGGCCAAATACGGGCAGCTCTATAAAAATGACGGCCGCTGGCAGGGCCGACAACTCCTACCGGCTAGCTGGGTACGTGAGACCTTCACCCGCCATAAAGCCATTCCGGGCCGACCGAATGAGTACTACGGCTACCTGTTCTGGAACAAGACGTACCGGGTGAACGGCAAGGCCTACGAGACCTACTACGCCACGGGCAACGGCGGCAACAAAATCTTCGTGTTCAAGGACCAGCTGTGGGTCATCGTCGTAACCGCCACGGCCTATGGCACCGCCTATGCCCACCCCCAAGTTGATCAAATGATGGAGCAATACATTCTCCCTGCTTTGCTGCCATGA
- a CDS encoding ABC transporter permease: MLSNYLKIAWRNLLRHKAFSAINIVGLAIGMAACLLILQYVAFELSFDNFHDKGERIYRVRQDRYDAGKLSTEWVSGAYAVGNSFKDAFNEIEAYVKVVGSGSVVADVPGREQLKIEKVYFAGPAFFTTFSYPLLTGDARTALTEPNTVVLSETVAKRLFGAANPLGRTVQLNRTKVEKVTGVYRDFPANAHMKPDILRAYATFVKEMGPDNNPDQAWMWDGCLTYLLLRPNADPQALEAKFPALINKLIGAELKKYNSAAVYTLQPLRDIHLYSHYIGETEPNGDGKTVYLLLGIAFFIVVIAWVNYVNLATARAINRAREVGVRKAIGSQRSQLIKQFMVESVLLNGLAVVLAFILVLVTIPVFNNLSGQALTLSLLGSARFWLALLGLFTVGTFFSGLYPAFVLSGFRPVVVLKGRMVNTRQGILLRKGLVVFQFGASLFLLVGTLAVSRQIQFMREQTLGLNIDQTLVIRPPIVHNDSTYMSQMKSFKDELLRQAAIRSITASTSIPGEAVGWNAGGIRLKGTDESKGKQYRVIGVDYDYLSAYGMKLLAGRNFAKAFGTDPRALVFNKTAVKQLGFANPTEAIGKQVEFWGDTYTLVGVVDDFHQQSLREAFEPLILRLIPDVRGFFSVKMAPGEAAKTLGTLQAAWNQFFPGNPFEYFFLDEHFAEQYRADQRFGQVFGFFTGLAILVACLGLFGLASFTTAQRTKEIGIRKALGASVSEILQLLYREFAVLVGISFVIATPLAWLAIYNWRQSYAFRADLNGWLFILPFVLVLLIALLTVSFQTIKAALMNPVTSLRAE, encoded by the coding sequence ATGCTATCGAACTACCTCAAAATCGCCTGGCGGAACCTGCTCCGGCACAAGGCATTCTCGGCCATCAACATCGTTGGGCTGGCTATCGGCATGGCGGCCTGCCTGCTCATCCTGCAATACGTGGCCTTCGAGCTGAGCTTCGATAACTTCCACGACAAGGGCGAACGCATCTACCGCGTGCGGCAGGACCGCTACGACGCCGGAAAGCTCAGCACCGAGTGGGTGTCGGGAGCCTATGCCGTGGGTAATTCGTTCAAAGACGCCTTCAACGAGATCGAAGCCTACGTGAAAGTGGTGGGCTCGGGCTCGGTGGTGGCCGACGTACCTGGGCGCGAGCAACTGAAAATCGAGAAAGTATACTTCGCTGGTCCGGCCTTTTTTACCACGTTTTCGTACCCGCTGCTGACCGGCGACGCCCGCACAGCCCTCACCGAACCCAACACGGTGGTGTTGTCGGAAACCGTGGCGAAACGGCTGTTTGGCGCGGCCAATCCGCTGGGGCGCACCGTGCAGCTCAACCGGACGAAGGTGGAAAAAGTAACGGGCGTGTACCGCGACTTTCCGGCCAACGCCCACATGAAGCCCGACATCCTGCGCGCCTACGCCACGTTTGTCAAAGAGATGGGGCCGGATAACAACCCCGATCAGGCCTGGATGTGGGACGGCTGCCTCACGTACCTGCTGCTGCGCCCCAACGCCGATCCGCAGGCGCTCGAAGCCAAATTCCCGGCGTTGATCAATAAACTGATCGGAGCCGAACTGAAGAAGTACAATTCGGCGGCGGTCTACACGCTGCAACCCCTGCGCGACATCCACCTGTATTCGCACTACATCGGCGAAACCGAACCCAACGGCGACGGCAAAACGGTGTACCTGCTGCTGGGCATCGCCTTTTTTATCGTCGTCATCGCCTGGGTCAACTACGTGAATCTGGCGACGGCGCGGGCCATCAACCGGGCGCGGGAAGTGGGCGTGCGCAAAGCCATCGGCTCGCAGCGGAGTCAGCTCATCAAGCAGTTCATGGTCGAATCGGTGCTGCTCAACGGGCTGGCCGTGGTGCTGGCGTTTATCCTGGTGCTGGTGACCATTCCCGTGTTCAACAACCTGTCGGGGCAGGCGCTTACGCTGTCGTTGCTGGGTAGCGCGCGGTTCTGGCTGGCGCTGCTGGGGCTGTTTACTGTGGGTACGTTCTTCTCGGGGCTGTACCCCGCCTTTGTGCTGTCGGGGTTCCGGCCGGTGGTGGTGCTGAAAGGCCGGATGGTCAACACGCGGCAGGGCATTCTCCTGCGCAAAGGGCTGGTCGTATTTCAGTTTGGCGCGTCGCTCTTTCTGCTGGTGGGTACGTTGGCGGTGTCGCGGCAAATTCAGTTTATGCGCGAACAGACGCTGGGCCTCAACATCGATCAGACCTTGGTGATCCGCCCGCCCATCGTCCATAACGACTCGACTTACATGAGTCAGATGAAGTCGTTTAAAGACGAACTGCTGCGGCAGGCGGCCATCCGCAGCATCACGGCCTCCACGTCGATTCCGGGCGAGGCCGTGGGCTGGAACGCGGGCGGTATCCGGCTGAAAGGCACCGACGAAAGCAAAGGCAAGCAGTACCGCGTCATCGGCGTCGACTACGATTACCTGAGCGCCTACGGCATGAAACTGCTGGCCGGCCGCAACTTCGCCAAGGCCTTCGGCACCGATCCCAGAGCCCTGGTTTTCAACAAAACGGCCGTGAAGCAACTCGGTTTCGCCAACCCCACCGAGGCCATCGGCAAGCAGGTCGAATTTTGGGGCGACACCTACACCCTCGTGGGCGTGGTCGACGATTTCCATCAGCAATCGCTGCGGGAAGCGTTCGAGCCGCTCATCCTGCGCCTGATTCCCGACGTACGGGGCTTCTTTTCGGTGAAAATGGCACCGGGCGAAGCCGCCAAAACGCTGGGTACGTTGCAGGCGGCCTGGAATCAGTTTTTCCCCGGCAACCCGTTCGAGTACTTCTTTCTGGATGAGCACTTCGCCGAGCAGTACCGCGCCGATCAGCGGTTTGGGCAGGTATTCGGCTTTTTCACGGGCCTGGCGATTCTGGTAGCCTGCCTGGGCCTGTTCGGGCTGGCGTCGTTCACCACCGCGCAACGGACCAAAGAGATCGGTATTCGGAAGGCGCTGGGGGCGTCGGTGAGCGAAATCCTGCAACTGCTTTACCGCGAATTTGCCGTGCTGGTGGGTATTTCGTTCGTGATTGCAACCCCGTTGGCGTGGCTGGCGATCTACAACTGGCGACAGAGCTACGCCTTTCGCGCCGACCTCAACGGCTGGCTGTTTATCCTGCCGTTCGTGCTGGTGCTGCTCATCGCCCTGCTGACCGTCTCCTTCCAGACCATCAAAGCCGCCCTGATGAACCCCGTCACCAGCCTACGGGCCGAGTAG
- a CDS encoding RNA polymerase sigma factor → MLKVKAGDLARMGLLFERYHRELFGFLYHMSHNPDASDDMVQTVFYRMLKYRHTFTGDGSFRSWMYHLARNVLIDTTQQQKRSAQHHDLAAYADRIGGGPLADESLQREQEVALLQEALARLSPDHREVLVLSRYQELTYTEIARILDTTEGAVKVRVHRAMNALKTMYLNSEQQR, encoded by the coding sequence ATGCTCAAGGTAAAGGCGGGCGATCTGGCCAGAATGGGGCTGCTTTTCGAGCGGTACCATCGCGAGCTGTTCGGTTTCCTCTACCACATGAGCCATAACCCCGACGCCAGCGACGACATGGTTCAGACGGTGTTTTACCGGATGCTGAAGTATCGCCATACGTTTACGGGCGACGGCTCGTTTCGCAGCTGGATGTATCACCTGGCCCGCAACGTGCTGATCGATACGACGCAGCAGCAAAAACGGTCGGCGCAGCACCACGACTTGGCCGCCTACGCCGACCGCATTGGCGGCGGGCCGCTGGCCGACGAGTCGCTGCAACGGGAGCAGGAGGTGGCGTTGTTGCAGGAAGCGCTGGCGCGGCTGAGTCCCGACCATCGCGAAGTGCTGGTACTGAGCCGCTACCAGGAGTTGACCTATACGGAGATTGCCCGGATTCTGGATACCACGGAAGGCGCCGTGAAGGTGCGGGTCCACCGGGCGATGAATGCGTTAAAAACCATGTATCTGAACAGTGAACAACAGCGATAA
- a CDS encoding 3-keto-disaccharide hydrolase — translation MKSLSLYLIALLTLLSAPITAQSKKGWTYLFDGKSTEALRGYKMTTFPSSAWRVEDGALMAIPNVPNIDLVTKQPYKNFELTFDWKVSKAGNSGIFYYVVEDAVSESGNGNSPNWLDNFEMQLLDDIDFNDKAPIRSAGSLYDLIIPTNKQLKPVGQYNQARLLVNNNHVEHWLNGRKVVSYDINSDDLNRRIAQSKYKENPKFGQSTNGLIMIQHHGQQVWFKNIRVRSL, via the coding sequence ATGAAATCGTTATCACTGTATCTGATTGCCCTGCTGACCCTGCTCAGCGCGCCCATCACCGCCCAATCAAAAAAGGGCTGGACGTACCTGTTCGATGGGAAATCAACGGAGGCGCTGCGGGGGTACAAAATGACCACCTTCCCCAGCAGCGCCTGGCGCGTCGAGGACGGCGCCCTCATGGCAATTCCCAACGTACCCAACATTGATCTGGTGACGAAACAGCCCTACAAAAACTTTGAGCTGACGTTCGACTGGAAAGTCTCGAAAGCTGGCAACAGCGGCATTTTCTACTACGTCGTGGAAGACGCCGTAAGCGAATCGGGCAACGGCAACAGCCCCAACTGGCTCGACAATTTCGAGATGCAGCTGCTCGACGACATCGACTTCAACGACAAAGCGCCCATCCGCTCGGCGGGTTCGCTCTACGACCTGATCATCCCGACCAATAAGCAACTGAAGCCCGTTGGCCAATACAATCAGGCGCGGCTGCTGGTGAACAACAACCACGTGGAGCACTGGCTCAACGGCCGCAAGGTCGTGTCGTACGACATCAACTCCGACGACCTGAACCGGCGGATCGCGCAGAGCAAATACAAAGAGAACCCCAAGTTCGGCCAATCGACCAACGGGCTGATCATGATTCAGCACCACGGGCAACAAGTCTGGTTCAAAAACATCCGGGTACGTTCGCTATAA
- a CDS encoding zf-HC2 domain-containing protein, with protein MNNSDNHITCQTTQHQLPDWLSGELPAPDRVAFDAHVAACPDCQQEVAALQQLWQRLGDRSANAVPEPGPQVRTQFYAMLDQFVAEQPTVPTGTWARLTNWLQHQTAAVWLPRLAYSLLLVSVGVLAGYWLQRQQSPDLAYRQQIDTLSTQVQAMRQMMMLSLLENPSATERLRAVSYTKDINEVDGHVIDALLMTLNNDPNVNVRLVTLEALADLARDPRVREGLVQSLSRQDSPLVQVALADVMVKLQEKRSLKPMRQLLQQPNTNDLVKSKLEQTIKELS; from the coding sequence GTGAACAACAGCGATAACCATATAACCTGCCAAACCACGCAACACCAGTTACCCGACTGGCTGAGCGGCGAGCTGCCAGCCCCCGACCGGGTCGCGTTCGACGCGCACGTGGCCGCCTGCCCCGATTGCCAGCAGGAGGTGGCGGCTTTGCAACAGCTCTGGCAACGGCTGGGCGACCGGTCCGCCAATGCGGTGCCCGAACCCGGCCCGCAGGTACGTACCCAGTTCTACGCCATGCTCGATCAGTTTGTGGCCGAGCAGCCGACGGTGCCCACCGGCACGTGGGCCAGACTGACAAACTGGTTGCAGCACCAAACGGCGGCGGTCTGGCTGCCGCGGCTCGCCTACAGCCTGCTGCTGGTGAGCGTGGGTGTCCTGGCGGGCTACTGGTTGCAACGGCAGCAAAGCCCGGATCTGGCTTACCGGCAGCAAATCGACACGCTGTCGACACAGGTGCAGGCGATGCGCCAGATGATGATGCTCTCCCTGCTCGAAAACCCCTCGGCGACCGAGCGGCTGCGGGCGGTGAGTTATACGAAGGACATCAACGAAGTCGACGGGCATGTGATCGATGCCCTGCTGATGACGCTGAACAACGACCCCAACGTGAACGTGCGGCTGGTGACGCTCGAAGCGTTGGCCGATCTGGCCCGTGACCCGCGTGTGCGGGAAGGGCTGGTGCAGTCACTGTCCCGGCAGGACTCGCCGCTGGTGCAGGTGGCCCTGGCCGACGTGATGGTGAAGTTGCAGGAGAAGCGCTCGCTCAAGCCGATGCGCCAGCTGCTTCAGCAACCCAACACCAACGACCTGGTCAAAAGCAAGCTGGAACAGACGATTAAAGAATTGTCGTAA
- a CDS encoding polysaccharide deacetylase family protein — protein MHKLVIAITFLFAGTSLLAQNRPAWNGKQCAVSLTYDDAIQEHLDKAMPALDALNLRATFYLSGIFPGFTNNLDRWRAVAKTGHELGNHTMFHPCDGSGPGRSWVNPNYDLSKYTLKRITDEILLTNALLYTLDGQTKRTFAYPCGDTKVEGVDYYDSVKDAFVGARGVAGEHISVGTLKRANVGSYVISGQSAEQMIELVKKAQATGTWVVFLFHGVGGGHSLNVDLAEHNKLLAYLKQNEATVWTAPFLNVLQYANQAGATAQTTKK, from the coding sequence ATGCACAAACTAGTCATCGCCATCACCTTCCTGTTCGCCGGTACGTCGCTACTCGCCCAAAACCGCCCGGCCTGGAACGGCAAACAATGCGCCGTATCGCTCACCTACGACGACGCTATTCAGGAGCACCTCGACAAAGCCATGCCGGCGCTCGACGCGCTGAACCTGCGGGCGACCTTCTACCTGTCGGGCATCTTTCCGGGCTTTACCAACAACCTCGACCGCTGGCGGGCCGTGGCTAAAACCGGCCACGAACTGGGCAACCACACGATGTTTCACCCCTGCGATGGCAGCGGGCCGGGCCGCTCGTGGGTCAACCCCAACTACGACCTGAGTAAATACACGCTCAAGCGCATAACGGACGAGATCCTGCTGACCAACGCGCTGCTATACACCCTCGACGGGCAGACCAAGCGCACCTTTGCATATCCCTGCGGTGATACTAAAGTCGAGGGCGTCGATTACTATGATTCAGTCAAAGATGCATTTGTCGGCGCGCGTGGCGTGGCGGGTGAGCACATCAGCGTGGGTACGTTGAAGCGGGCCAACGTCGGCTCGTACGTCATCAGCGGGCAGTCGGCCGAGCAAATGATCGAGCTGGTGAAGAAGGCGCAGGCGACCGGTACGTGGGTCGTGTTTCTGTTTCATGGCGTGGGCGGGGGGCATTCACTCAACGTCGACCTGGCCGAACACAACAAGCTGCTGGCCTACCTGAAGCAGAACGAAGCGACCGTCTGGACGGCACCGTTCCTCAACGTGCTGCAATACGCGAATCAGGCGGGTGCTACGGCGCAAACAACCAAAAAATGA
- a CDS encoding ABC transporter permease, whose amino-acid sequence MFRNYLKIAWRNIVKSKTFSFINVLGLALGMTCSLLILLWVQDERSINRFHANGPRLYQALENQQWTGNEISTTSATPGPMAAALTAEVPEVAKAVSVTWENELLLTVGEKAYKEKGRYASPDLFQLFSFPLSHGNPKTAIVGPGSIVISEKVAQKLFGRTDVLGRMVRVDNTESRQVTGVMRDIPTTSSLKFDFVLPLAPFITKNEWLTKWENNGIRTFALLQPGASLDRVNAKILNMVHAHDKKVTTIKTFLFPFEDAYLYSKFTNGQPDGGRIEYVRLFTIVALFILVIACINFMNLATARSAKRAKEVGIRKVVGAERIYLIGQFIGEAVLTAGMALLLAVGLVLLLLPAFNRLTEKQIAIDYANPLYWLTLLGLALLTGIVSGSYPALFLSSLQPVRILKGTLRFKAGAVLFRQGLVVFQFALSLLLIIGTLIAGRQVEFIRTKNLGLDRENVVYGTIEGDLSKRFDLFKNELLQAPGIQAVSSSGSDPMDIGNSTIGVEWTGKDPADKTLFTQMPVSYDFLETMKIKLLDGRDFDRNTITDSTNYVINEEAARRMGMKSPVGQNLKFWNKSGKIIGLVKNFHLNSLRVAIEPLILRFDTTYNSTMIVRTLPGQTEKAVASMRRLAKKYNPAYPFDYKFADDSFEEQYKSETLIGKLANYFAVLAIFIACLGLFGLAMFTAEQRTKEIGVRKVLGASVPSLITLLSKDFLRLVLLSILIASPIAWYAMSQWLLDFKYRIDIEWWVFALAGLMAIGIALLTVSYQSIRAALMDPVKSLRAE is encoded by the coding sequence ATGTTTCGCAATTACCTCAAGATTGCCTGGCGCAACATTGTCAAGAGTAAGACCTTTTCGTTCATCAATGTGCTGGGGCTGGCCCTGGGCATGACCTGTAGCCTGCTGATTCTGTTGTGGGTGCAGGACGAGCGCAGCATCAACCGCTTTCACGCCAACGGGCCGCGCCTGTATCAGGCGCTGGAAAACCAGCAGTGGACGGGCAACGAAATCAGCACGACCTCGGCTACGCCCGGCCCGATGGCCGCCGCCCTGACGGCCGAGGTGCCCGAAGTGGCGAAGGCCGTGAGCGTTACGTGGGAAAATGAATTGCTGCTGACTGTCGGCGAGAAAGCGTACAAGGAGAAGGGCCGGTATGCCAGCCCCGATCTCTTCCAGCTGTTTTCGTTTCCGCTGAGCCACGGCAATCCCAAAACGGCCATCGTGGGACCTGGCAGCATCGTGATTTCGGAAAAAGTAGCGCAGAAACTTTTCGGCCGCACCGACGTGCTGGGCCGGATGGTCCGGGTCGACAATACCGAGAGTCGGCAGGTGACGGGCGTGATGCGCGACATCCCGACCACGTCGTCGCTCAAGTTTGATTTTGTGCTACCCTTGGCCCCGTTTATCACCAAGAACGAGTGGCTGACCAAGTGGGAAAACAACGGCATCCGCACGTTTGCGCTGTTGCAGCCCGGTGCCAGCCTCGACCGGGTGAACGCGAAGATCCTGAACATGGTCCACGCGCACGACAAGAAGGTGACCACCATCAAGACCTTCCTCTTCCCGTTTGAAGACGCCTACCTGTACTCCAAATTCACCAACGGCCAACCCGACGGTGGCCGCATCGAGTACGTCCGGCTGTTTACGATCGTGGCCCTGTTTATTCTGGTCATCGCCTGCATCAACTTCATGAACCTGGCCACGGCCCGCTCGGCCAAACGCGCCAAGGAAGTGGGCATCCGGAAAGTGGTGGGGGCCGAGCGCATCTACCTCATCGGGCAGTTTATCGGCGAGGCCGTACTCACGGCGGGCATGGCGCTGCTATTGGCCGTAGGGCTGGTGCTGCTGTTGCTACCCGCCTTCAACCGCCTGACCGAGAAACAGATCGCGATCGACTACGCCAACCCGCTCTACTGGCTGACGCTGCTGGGGCTGGCCCTGCTCACGGGCATCGTGTCGGGCAGCTACCCGGCCCTGTTCCTGTCGTCGTTGCAGCCGGTACGTATTCTGAAAGGGACGCTGCGGTTCAAGGCGGGCGCGGTGCTGTTCCGGCAGGGGCTGGTGGTGTTTCAGTTTGCGCTGTCGCTGCTGCTCATCATCGGCACGCTCATCGCCGGTCGGCAGGTCGAGTTTATCCGCACCAAAAACCTCGGCCTCGACCGTGAGAATGTGGTGTACGGCACCATCGAAGGCGATTTGTCGAAACGCTTCGATCTGTTTAAAAACGAACTGCTTCAGGCGCCGGGCATTCAGGCCGTCAGCTCGTCGGGCTCCGACCCGATGGACATTGGCAACTCGACGATCGGGGTGGAGTGGACCGGCAAAGACCCAGCCGACAAAACCCTGTTTACGCAGATGCCGGTGAGCTACGATTTTCTGGAGACCATGAAAATCAAGCTGCTCGACGGCCGCGATTTCGACCGCAACACCATCACCGACAGCACCAACTACGTCATCAACGAGGAGGCCGCCCGGCGCATGGGTATGAAGTCACCTGTGGGGCAGAACCTGAAGTTCTGGAACAAGTCGGGCAAGATCATCGGCCTGGTGAAGAACTTCCACCTCAACTCGCTGCGCGTGGCCATTGAGCCGCTCATCCTGCGCTTCGACACCACCTACAACAGCACGATGATCGTCCGCACGCTGCCCGGCCAAACCGAAAAGGCGGTGGCGAGCATGCGGCGGCTGGCGAAGAAGTACAACCCGGCCTACCCGTTCGACTACAAATTTGCCGACGACAGTTTCGAGGAGCAGTACAAAAGCGAAACGCTGATCGGGAAGCTGGCTAACTACTTCGCCGTGCTGGCCATTTTCATTGCCTGTCTGGGCCTGTTCGGGCTGGCGATGTTTACCGCCGAGCAGCGCACCAAAGAGATTGGGGTGCGTAAGGTGCTGGGTGCGTCGGTACCGAGCCTCATCACGCTGCTGTCGAAAGATTTTCTGCGGCTGGTGCTGCTGTCGATCCTGATTGCCTCGCCCATTGCCTGGTACGCCATGAGTCAGTGGCTCCTGGATTTCAAATACCGCATCGACATTGAGTGGTGGGTGTTTGCCCTGGCCGGCCTGATGGCCATTGGTATCGCCCTGCTGACGGTGTCGTACCAGAGCATCCGCGCCGCCCTGATGGACCCCGTAAAGAGTTTACGCGCTGAATAA
- a CDS encoding DUF4097 family beta strand repeat-containing protein, translating into MKHFILPVLAGAVLACTQASAQTTEHNEHISRQFTPTGSASASVLVIYNIQGFVHVTGTSGNTVGFEVDKKLTAKDPKVLEAGKQEFKLQFEQRGDTIMAYIAEPFDSRPNRNNWHNRNDRRIEYGFNLDFTVSVPTTMNVQVSTVNKGDVSVRDVAGRLKVTNVNGGITLTNVRGATNAHTINGNLVADYLASPPEGSSYYTLNGDIKVSYPANLAADLQFKTFQGNFNTDFPEVEILPARVTKTQETKGDKTVYKLDKTTAIRIGGGGNNLRFETFNGNVYIKKQS; encoded by the coding sequence ATGAAACACTTTATTCTCCCCGTTCTGGCGGGGGCGGTACTCGCTTGTACCCAGGCGTCGGCGCAAACGACCGAGCACAACGAACACATCAGCCGTCAGTTTACGCCGACGGGCAGCGCCTCGGCCAGCGTGCTGGTCATCTACAACATACAGGGCTTTGTACACGTCACGGGTACGTCGGGCAACACGGTTGGCTTCGAGGTTGATAAGAAGCTGACGGCTAAAGACCCGAAGGTGCTGGAAGCGGGCAAGCAGGAATTTAAGCTCCAGTTTGAACAGCGGGGCGACACCATCATGGCCTACATCGCCGAGCCATTCGATTCGCGTCCTAATCGGAATAACTGGCATAACCGCAACGATCGCCGTATCGAGTATGGCTTTAACCTCGATTTCACGGTGTCGGTGCCAACAACCATGAACGTGCAGGTATCGACAGTCAACAAGGGCGATGTGAGCGTGCGCGACGTGGCCGGTCGGCTCAAAGTTACCAACGTGAATGGGGGCATTACGCTCACCAACGTGCGCGGCGCCACCAACGCACACACGATCAATGGCAACCTGGTTGCCGACTACCTCGCGAGCCCACCCGAAGGGTCATCGTACTACACGCTCAACGGCGACATCAAGGTGAGCTACCCGGCTAATCTGGCGGCCGACCTGCAATTCAAGACGTTTCAGGGGAACTTCAATACCGATTTTCCCGAGGTGGAAATCCTGCCCGCTCGGGTGACCAAAACCCAGGAAACCAAGGGCGATAAAACGGTCTACAAACTCGACAAAACAACGGCCATCCGCATTGGGGGCGGCGGCAACAACCTCCGGTTCGAGACATTCAACGGTAACGTGTACATCAAAAAACAATCCTGA